In Musa acuminata AAA Group cultivar baxijiao chromosome BXJ2-8, Cavendish_Baxijiao_AAA, whole genome shotgun sequence, one genomic interval encodes:
- the LOC135582339 gene encoding beta-glucuronosyltransferase GlcAT14B-like: MRKNGSLHSGRSFTDRRWLLPFFASLLVSFTLFMATIFGLFSSQNPGDSLSLDVVTFTGLDDSELYSVELDRKKTVEQPVALGNEAPRIAYLITGTKGDSQRMRRTLQAIYHPRNQYILHLDLEAPPRERIDLAMYVKSDPLFSEVENVRVIAKANLVTYKGPTMIACTLHAIATLLKESLRWDWFINLSASDYPLMTQDDILHVLSSLPRNLNFIEHSPIAGWKLTQRARPIVVDPGLYLSKKFDVLVTSERRELPTPFKLYTGSAWVMLSRTFLEYCIWGWENLPRIVLMYYVNFISSPEGYFHTVICNSDEFRNTSVSHDLHYISWDNPPKQHPLYLSTKDFNKMVKSGMPFARKFAKGDPVLDKIDRELLGRSKGEFTPGVWCNQGSDEAERCSSRGDDSKFLPGPGAERLQQLMKKLMSQEFRNGSCSSLQYDQTKRGWITS; this comes from the exons ATGAGAAAGAATGGTAGTCTTCACTCAGGGAGATCATTTACTGACAGAAGATGGCTTCTTCCATTCTTTGCAAGCCTGCTGGTCTCATTTACTCTTTTCATGGCAACTATTTTTGGGCTATTTTCCTCTCAGAATCCCGGGGATTCCCTGTCCTTGGACGTTGTCACTTTTACTGGTCTAGATGATTCCGAGCTCTATTCTGTGGAACTAGATAGGAAAAAGACAGTGGAGCAGCCAGTGGCTTTGGGAAATGAAGCTCCACGGATAGCTTATCTGATAACTGGCACAAAAGGTGACAgccaaagaatgaggagaactttgCAGGCAATTTATCATCCTCGAAATCAGTACATTCTTCACTTGGACCTGGAGGCTCCTCCTAGGGAAAGGATAGACTTGGCCATGTATGTCAAGAGTGATCCTTTGTTCAGTGAGGTTGAGAATGTACGTGTGATTGCAAAAGCCAACTTGGTGACGTACAAGGGCCCGACGATGATTGCATGCACCCTTCATGCGATTGCCACTCTGTTGAAGGAGAGCTTGAGATGGGACTGGTTTATAAACCTCAGTGCCTCGGATTATCCTCTTATGACGCAGGATG ATATACTTCATGTTTTATCTTCTTTGCCTCGAAATCTCAACTTTATTGAGCACTCACCTATTGCTGGTTGGAAACt GACTCAGAGGGCAAGACCGATAGTTGTTGATCCAGGTCTTTACTTGTCGAAAAAATTCGATGTCTTGGTAACTTCTGAACGCCGGGAACTGCCAACACCTTTCAAATTGTACACTG GTTCAGCGTGGGTGATGCTTTCTCGGACTTTCCTCGAGTATTGCATATGGGGATGGGAAAACCTTCCTCGAATTGTCCTGATGTACTATGTGAACTTCATCTCCTCACCTGAAGGCTACTTCCACACAGTCATCTGCAATTCTGATGAGTTCCGAAACACCTCCGTAAGCCATGACCTACATTACATTTCCTGGGACAACCCTCCAAAACAACACCCGCTATACCTTTCTACCAAAGACTTCAACAAAATGGTTAAAAGTGGTATGCCTTTTGCTCGGAAGTTTGCAAAAGGAGATCCAGTTTTGGATAAAATCGACCGTGAACTCTTGGGGCGGTCCAAAGGGGAATTCACCCCTGGTGTGTGGTGCAATCAGGGATCAGATGAGGCAGAACGATGCTCCTCGAGGGGTGATGACTCTAAGTTTCTGCCAGGTCCCGGTGCTGAAAGGTTACAACAGTTGATGAAGAAGCTCATGTCCCAAGAATTCCGCAATGGAAGCTGTTCGTCATTGCAGTATGATCAAACTAAGAGAGGTTGGATCACTTCTTAG
- the LOC135618847 gene encoding transcription factor IIIA-like, translating into MVSAGSCSSGDEMTNNNEGADAMKKPPKRDIRRYYCQYCGICRSKKNLIRAHMLANHKFELEDAQSDEVEGINKVDRMKRYTCKECGASFRKPAHLKQHLQSHSVERPFSCPVDDCRVSYRRKDHLTRHVLTHQGKLFACPVDNCNRKFGIKANMKRHMREIHEDESPCEGQKQYVCGESGCGRTFKYPSKLKKHEEAHVKMDCSEVVCCEPSCTKTFTNAECLKAHVRTCHQYAECEVCGTKQLKRNFKRHELKHELNEKTERIECNFKDCNCTFSNASNLRQHIRAIHEKMRPFTCQFSGCGKKFPYKHVRDKHEKSCVHDHVQGDFIETDERLRSRPRGGRKRKCMSVETLQRKRVVPLSRASVLDDGVNYLRWLLNEH; encoded by the exons ATGGTCTCTGCTGGATCGTGTTCGTCGGGTGATGAGATGACGAATAATAACGAAGGAGCAGATGCGATGAAAAAGCCCCCTAAAAGGGACATCAGGCGCTACTATTGTCAATATTGTGGAATTTGTAGGTCTAAGAAGAATCTTATACGGGCGCACATGCTTGCCAACCATAAG TTTGAACTGGAAGATGCACAATCTGATGAAGTTGAAGGCATAAACAAAGTGGACAGAATGAAGCGATATACTTGCAAGGAGTGTGGTGCAAGTTTTCGCAAACCAGCTCATCTGAAGCAGCATTTGCAGAGCCATTCTGTTGAG AGACCTTTTTCCTGCCCAGTGGATGATTGTCGTGTGAGCTATAGAAGGAAGGATCATTTGACTCGCCATGTATTGACTCACCAAGGAAAACTTTTCGCTTGCCCTGTTGACAATTGCAATCGCAAATTTGGAATAAAGGCCAACATGAAGAGGCACATGAGAGAAATTCATGAAGACGAATCTCCTTGTGAAGGTCAAAAGCAATATGTTTGCGGTGAATCTGGATGTGGGAGAACATTCAAATATCCCTCAAAGTTAAAGAAACATGAAGAGGCACATG TTAAAATGGATTGTTCAGAAGTTGTTTGCTGTGAACCCAGCTGTACAAAAACATTCACAAATGCAGAATGTCTTAAAGCTCACGTCAGGACTTGTCACCAATATGCTGAGTGTGAGGTCTGTGGGACTAAGCAACTAAAGAGGAACTTTAAGCGACACGAACTCAAGCATGAGCTGAATGAGAAGACTGAGAGGATCGAATGCAATTTCAAAGATTGCAATTGCACATTTTCAAAT GCATCAAATCTCAGACAGCACATAAGAGCCATACATGAAAAAATGAGGCCATTCACCTGTCAGTTCTCGGGATGTGGGAAGAAGTTTCCCTATAAGCACGTGAGGGACAAGCATGAGAAATCTTGTGTTCACGATCATGTTCAG GGTGACTTCATCGAAACCGATGAGCGATTGCGTTCTCGGCCAAGGGGTGGACGGAAACGGAAATGCATGTCCGTAGAGACGCTTCAGCGCAAGAGGGTGGTTCCTCTGAGTCGAGCTTCTGTCCTTGATGATGGAGTCAACTATTTGAGATGGTTGCTTAATGAACACTAG
- the LOC135582347 gene encoding endonuclease 4-like isoform X1, which yields MLRLPLTEMQASSGTVKGMFKSNAPLIWRLLILLQFLPGVLSWGKEGHYATCKIAEGLLTQEAITTVKMLLPDYANGDLASLCSWADEIRHNPRWRWTGPLHYIDTPDFKCNYDYCRDCHDFAGRKDRCAAGAIYNYSTQLSYYGLPASEQKYNLTEALLFLSHFIGDIHQPLHVGFTGDAGGNTITVRWYRRKTNLHHVWDNMIIESALKKFYNLNLAVLVETLRTNILEDWSADIPSWEVCESNQTVCPNLHASESIRLACKFAYRNATPGSTLGDEYFLTRLPIVEKRLAQGGVRLAAVLNRIFVPLQPSHLRSDSR from the exons ATGCTGCGCCTGCCTCTGACAGAAATGCAAGCGTCTTCTGGTACAGTAAAAG GGATGTTTAAGTCAAATGCACCCTTGATTTGGAGGTTGTTGATTCTTCTGCAATTTCTTCCTGGAGTTCTATCTTGGGGAAAGGAAGGGCATTATGCCACCTGTAAAATTGCAGAG GGTCTTCTAACTCAAGAAGCTATTACAACTGTGAAGATGTTGCTTCCGGACTATGCCAATGGTGATTTGGCTTCTCTTTGCTCTTGGGCGGATGAAATCCGCCACAATCCCAGGTGGCGGTGGACTGGCCCCTTGCACTATATTGATACTCCTGATTTCAAGTGCAACTATGACTACTGTC GAGACTGCCATGATTTTGCCGGAAGGAAAGATAGATGTGCTGCTGGGGCAATCTACAACTATTCCACACAGCTGTCATATTATGGGCTTCCCGCTTCGGAACAGAAAT ACAATTTAACGGAGGCTCTTTTGTTCTTATCACATTTTATCGGGGACATTCATCAG CCATTGCATGTTGGCTTCACTGGAGATGCAGGTGGGAACACCATAACAGTTCGCTGGTACAGGCGGAAAACCAATTTACACCAT GTGTGGGATAATATGATCATCGAGTCTGCCCTGAAGAAGTTCTACAATTTGAACCTTGCAGTGTTGGTGGAGACCCTTCGAACAAATATTTTG GAAGACTGGTCGGCTGACATTCCATCATGGgaagtgtgtgaatcaaatcagaCTGTTTGTCCAAACTT GCATGCGTCAGAGAGCATCCGACTAGCATGCAAATTTGCTTACCGGAATGCAACACCAGGAAGCACTCTAGGAG ATGAATACTTCCTCACGCGTCTGCCGATTGTGGAGAAAAGACTAGCCCAAGGTGGGGTCCGTTTAGCTGCAGTCCTCAACCGCATATTCGTTCCCCTTCAACCCTCTCATCTGAGAAGTGATAGCAGATAG
- the LOC103993590 gene encoding 3',5'-bisphosphate nucleotidase AHL-like — translation MPPTPSPSRSKDRRQRRRPRSRPVGGNVSSPHTDTDTDTDTHPSLVGSRGMEEGARARELDVAVRVVQMACSLCQRVQSGLVGRNREQIKVKEDDSPVTVADWGVQAVVSLVLSECFGGENVSILAEEDAHTLSRKDATTLLESVISTVNECLSEAPKYGLKCPPKHLGAQEILDAINSCNSSGGSKGRFWVLDPVDGTLGFVRGDQYAVALALIEDGEVILGVLGCPNYPMKKEWLNYHQRYYRLMTTLSPPSGSWHKGCVMYACKGSGEAWMQPLVHDFGEYDQQSSARMIRVSSISDPAFATFCEPVEKANSSHSFTAGLAHNVGLRKQPLRVHSMVKYAAIARGDAEIFMKFARAGYKEKIWDHAAGLVIIQEAGGVVTDAGGHPLDFSKGIYLEGLNRGIIACSGPLLHEKIINAVDASWDSSNL, via the exons ATGCCGCCCACGCCATCCCCTTCGAGATCCAAGGACCGTAGGCAGCGGCGCCGACCGAGGTCTCGGCCTGTCGGTGGAAACGTCTCCTCCCCACACACAGACACAGACACAGACACAGACACACACCCCTCCCTTGTCGGGTCGCGCGGAATGGAAGAAGGCGCGCGCGCGAGGGAGCTCGATGTGGCGGTGAGGGTGGTCCAGATGGCGTGCTCCTTGTGCCAGAGGGTGCAGAGCGGGCTGGTGGGTCGGAATAGGGAGCAGATCAAGGTTAAGGAGGACGATTCCCCGGTCACCGTTGCAG ATTGGGGTGTTCAAGCAGTAGTTAGTTTGGTTCTTTCAGAATGTTTTGGCGGTGAAAATGTATCAATTCTTGCAGAGGAAGATGCCCATACACTGTCAAGAAAGGATGCCACAACCTTGCTGGAATCTGTGATTAGTACTGTAAACGAATGCCTGAGTGAAGCTCCGAAATATGGATTAAAATGCCCTCCAAAACATTTGGGGGCTCAGGAAATTCTTGATGCTATTAACAGCTGTAACTCTTCTGGAGGTTCCAAGGGAAGATTTTGGGTCCTTGACCCTGTGGATGGCACACTTGGTTTTGTACGTGGAGACCAATATGCTGTTGCTCTTGCATTGATAGAGGACGGAGAAGTTATCCTTGGTGTTCTTGGTTGTCCTAACTACCCGATGAAGAAGGAGTGGCTCAACTATCATCAACGCTACTATAGACTCATGACTACGTTGTCTCCTCCATCTGGATCCTGGCATAAAGGCTGTGTAATGTATGCTTGCAAAGGTAGTGGTGAAGCTTGGATGCAACCACTGGTTCATGACTTTGGGGAGTATGACCAGCAGAGTTCTGCAAGGATGATTCGTGTATCATCCATTTCTGATCCTGCTTTTGCAACTTTCTGCGAACCAGTTGAGAAGGCCAACTCAAGCCACTCCTTTACAGCTGGTTTGGCTCACAATGTTGGCCTAAG AAAGCAGCCATTGCGAGTGCATAGTATGGTAAAATATGCTGCCATAGCTCGAGGAGATGCAGAGATCTTTATGAAATTTGCAAGGGCTGGGTACAAGGAGAAGATCTGGGATCATGCTGCAGGGTtggtgatcattcaagaggctgGTGGAGTGGTCACAGATGCTGGAGGGCAtccattggacttctccaagggcATATATCTTGAAGGTCTGAATCGAGGCATTATTGCTTGCTCTGGACCTTTGCTGCATGAGAAGATAATAAATGCGGTCGATGCTAGCTGGGACTCATCAAATTTATAA
- the LOC135582334 gene encoding ADP-ribosylation factor GTPase-activating protein AGD5-like isoform X2 codes for MNEKASVSKELNEKHRKILEGLLKLPENKECADCKSKGPRWASVNLGIFICMACSGIHRSLGVHISKVRSATLDTWLPEQVAFIQSMGNEKANSYWEAELPPNYDRVGIENFIRAKYEEKRWVPLDKRFKLPSKFQEDKASEYKEKSSDTGGDDDTNNVKSLEKQDNEPQSTRTDNLVVPKLPSPVSSIQKVETGRTLVGSPESAEVAPAMVNAKTTPPKADPTVDLFNMLSMDGTSENGTESSSVNDNSWADFQSAELTSALETNSTTKSIESKNENALGVEELFKESTSLTQPSTEKKPQTDVKNDIMSLFDKSNMASPFALQQQLVYLPQQQALLMAASKSNNAPEEFSPRTHHRSVSDSNTLKGNIAQSWVNFGYQVPGNVPLAGHLYSNNSIQMGNVTYLHPSGSYGPVAASGLHALGSSASANGLAAGGGVNNPHATSSPSTTNSRSLNEYDFSSLTQGMFSKR; via the exons ATGAACGAAAAGGCCTCCGTTTCCAAAGAACTCAATGAGAAACACAGGAAG ATATTGGAGGGACTTCTCAAATTGCCAGAGAACAAGGAATGCGCTGATTGCAAGTCCAA AGGTCCACGATGGGCAAGCGTGAATCTGGGAATTTTTATATGCATGGCGTGCTCTGGAATTCATAGAAGTTTGGGGGTACATATATCAAAG GTAAGATCTGCAACATTAGACACATGGCTCCCAGAGCAGGTTGCTTTTATCCAAA GCATGGGAAATGAGAAGGCAAATAGCTACTGGGAAGCAGAACTTCCTCCAAATTATGACAGAGTTGGGATTGAAAATTTCATTCGTGCAAA ATATGAAGAAAAAAGATGGGTACCTTTGGATAAAAGGTTCAAATTGCCCTCGAAGTTTCAAGAAGACAAGGCTTCTGAGTATAAGGAAAAATCCAGTGATACAGGTGGGGATGACGATACTAACAACGTGAAATCTTTAGAGAAGCAGGATAATGAACCACAAAGTACAAGGACAGATAATCTTGTGGTTCCTAAACTACCCAGCCCG GTATCCTCCATACAAAAAGTGGAAACAGGGAGAACCCTGGTAGGTTCACCAGAATCTGCAGAGGTAGCTCCTGCTATGGTTAATGCGAAAACGACACCACCAAAAGCTGATCCCACAGTTGATCTGTTTAACATGCTTTCTATGGATGGTACAAGTGAAAATGGAACAGAATCATCTTCCGTTAATGATAATTCATGGGCAGATTTTCAGT CTGCAGAACTAACCAGTGCCTTGGAGACAAACAGCACCACAAAATCTATTGAAAGCAAGAACGAAAATGCACTGGGAGTTGAGGAACTGTTTAAGGAATCCACGTCTTTGACGCAGCCTTCGACTGAAAAAAAGCCCCAGACAGATGTAAAAAATGATATCATGAGCCTCTTTGATAAG TCCAATATGGCATCTCCATTTGCACTTCAACAACAGCTAGTGTACCTTCCCCAGCAGCAAGCTCTTCTTATGGCTGCTAGTAAATCCAACAATGCACCTGAAGAATTTTCTCCCAGAACTCATCACCGAAGTGTAAGTGATTCAAACACACTGAAAGGAAACATTGCACAGAGTTGGGTGAACTTCGGTTATCAGGTCCCAGGCAATGTGCCACTAGCTGGACACCTGTATTCCAACAACTCAATCCAG ATGGGAAACGTTACGTACCTTCATCCATCTGGGAGCTATGGTCCTGTTGCAGCATCTGG GCTGCATGCTCTTGGATCCTCAGCATCTGCTAATGGATTAGCTGCTGGTGGCGGAGTAAACAATCCTCATGCAACTTCTTCTCCATCTACTACCAACAGTCGCTCGCTCAATGAATATGATTTCTCATCATTGACTCAAGGAATGTTCTCAAAACGGTGA
- the LOC135582347 gene encoding endonuclease 4-like isoform X2, translating into MLRLPLTEMQASSGMFKSNAPLIWRLLILLQFLPGVLSWGKEGHYATCKIAEGLLTQEAITTVKMLLPDYANGDLASLCSWADEIRHNPRWRWTGPLHYIDTPDFKCNYDYCRDCHDFAGRKDRCAAGAIYNYSTQLSYYGLPASEQKYNLTEALLFLSHFIGDIHQPLHVGFTGDAGGNTITVRWYRRKTNLHHVWDNMIIESALKKFYNLNLAVLVETLRTNILEDWSADIPSWEVCESNQTVCPNLHASESIRLACKFAYRNATPGSTLGDEYFLTRLPIVEKRLAQGGVRLAAVLNRIFVPLQPSHLRSDSR; encoded by the exons ATGCTGCGCCTGCCTCTGACAGAAATGCAAGCGTCTTCTG GGATGTTTAAGTCAAATGCACCCTTGATTTGGAGGTTGTTGATTCTTCTGCAATTTCTTCCTGGAGTTCTATCTTGGGGAAAGGAAGGGCATTATGCCACCTGTAAAATTGCAGAG GGTCTTCTAACTCAAGAAGCTATTACAACTGTGAAGATGTTGCTTCCGGACTATGCCAATGGTGATTTGGCTTCTCTTTGCTCTTGGGCGGATGAAATCCGCCACAATCCCAGGTGGCGGTGGACTGGCCCCTTGCACTATATTGATACTCCTGATTTCAAGTGCAACTATGACTACTGTC GAGACTGCCATGATTTTGCCGGAAGGAAAGATAGATGTGCTGCTGGGGCAATCTACAACTATTCCACACAGCTGTCATATTATGGGCTTCCCGCTTCGGAACAGAAAT ACAATTTAACGGAGGCTCTTTTGTTCTTATCACATTTTATCGGGGACATTCATCAG CCATTGCATGTTGGCTTCACTGGAGATGCAGGTGGGAACACCATAACAGTTCGCTGGTACAGGCGGAAAACCAATTTACACCAT GTGTGGGATAATATGATCATCGAGTCTGCCCTGAAGAAGTTCTACAATTTGAACCTTGCAGTGTTGGTGGAGACCCTTCGAACAAATATTTTG GAAGACTGGTCGGCTGACATTCCATCATGGgaagtgtgtgaatcaaatcagaCTGTTTGTCCAAACTT GCATGCGTCAGAGAGCATCCGACTAGCATGCAAATTTGCTTACCGGAATGCAACACCAGGAAGCACTCTAGGAG ATGAATACTTCCTCACGCGTCTGCCGATTGTGGAGAAAAGACTAGCCCAAGGTGGGGTCCGTTTAGCTGCAGTCCTCAACCGCATATTCGTTCCCCTTCAACCCTCTCATCTGAGAAGTGATAGCAGATAG
- the LOC135582334 gene encoding ADP-ribosylation factor GTPase-activating protein AGD5-like isoform X1 has product MNEKASVSKELNEKHRKILEGLLKLPENKECADCKSKGPRWASVNLGIFICMACSGIHRSLGVHISKVRSATLDTWLPEQVAFIQSMGNEKANSYWEAELPPNYDRVGIENFIRAKYEEKRWVPLDKRFKLPSKFQEDKASEYKEKSSDTGGDDDTNNVKSLEKQDNEPQSTRTDNLVVPKLPSPVSSIQKVETGRTLVGSPESAEVAPAMVNAKTTPPKADPTVDLFNMLSMDGTSENGTESSSVNDNSWADFQSAELTSALETNSTTKSIESKNENALGVEELFKESTSLTQPSTEKKPQTDVKNDIMSLFDKSNMASPFALQQQLVYLPQQQALLMAASKSNNAPEEFSPRTHHRSVSDSNTLKGNIAQSWVNFGYQVPGNVPLAGHLYSNNSIQQMGNVTYLHPSGSYGPVAASGLHALGSSASANGLAAGGGVNNPHATSSPSTTNSRSLNEYDFSSLTQGMFSKR; this is encoded by the exons ATGAACGAAAAGGCCTCCGTTTCCAAAGAACTCAATGAGAAACACAGGAAG ATATTGGAGGGACTTCTCAAATTGCCAGAGAACAAGGAATGCGCTGATTGCAAGTCCAA AGGTCCACGATGGGCAAGCGTGAATCTGGGAATTTTTATATGCATGGCGTGCTCTGGAATTCATAGAAGTTTGGGGGTACATATATCAAAG GTAAGATCTGCAACATTAGACACATGGCTCCCAGAGCAGGTTGCTTTTATCCAAA GCATGGGAAATGAGAAGGCAAATAGCTACTGGGAAGCAGAACTTCCTCCAAATTATGACAGAGTTGGGATTGAAAATTTCATTCGTGCAAA ATATGAAGAAAAAAGATGGGTACCTTTGGATAAAAGGTTCAAATTGCCCTCGAAGTTTCAAGAAGACAAGGCTTCTGAGTATAAGGAAAAATCCAGTGATACAGGTGGGGATGACGATACTAACAACGTGAAATCTTTAGAGAAGCAGGATAATGAACCACAAAGTACAAGGACAGATAATCTTGTGGTTCCTAAACTACCCAGCCCG GTATCCTCCATACAAAAAGTGGAAACAGGGAGAACCCTGGTAGGTTCACCAGAATCTGCAGAGGTAGCTCCTGCTATGGTTAATGCGAAAACGACACCACCAAAAGCTGATCCCACAGTTGATCTGTTTAACATGCTTTCTATGGATGGTACAAGTGAAAATGGAACAGAATCATCTTCCGTTAATGATAATTCATGGGCAGATTTTCAGT CTGCAGAACTAACCAGTGCCTTGGAGACAAACAGCACCACAAAATCTATTGAAAGCAAGAACGAAAATGCACTGGGAGTTGAGGAACTGTTTAAGGAATCCACGTCTTTGACGCAGCCTTCGACTGAAAAAAAGCCCCAGACAGATGTAAAAAATGATATCATGAGCCTCTTTGATAAG TCCAATATGGCATCTCCATTTGCACTTCAACAACAGCTAGTGTACCTTCCCCAGCAGCAAGCTCTTCTTATGGCTGCTAGTAAATCCAACAATGCACCTGAAGAATTTTCTCCCAGAACTCATCACCGAAGTGTAAGTGATTCAAACACACTGAAAGGAAACATTGCACAGAGTTGGGTGAACTTCGGTTATCAGGTCCCAGGCAATGTGCCACTAGCTGGACACCTGTATTCCAACAACTCAATCCAG CAGATGGGAAACGTTACGTACCTTCATCCATCTGGGAGCTATGGTCCTGTTGCAGCATCTGG GCTGCATGCTCTTGGATCCTCAGCATCTGCTAATGGATTAGCTGCTGGTGGCGGAGTAAACAATCCTCATGCAACTTCTTCTCCATCTACTACCAACAGTCGCTCGCTCAATGAATATGATTTCTCATCATTGACTCAAGGAATGTTCTCAAAACGGTGA
- the LOC135582347 gene encoding endonuclease 4-like isoform X3, protein MLRLPLTEMQASSGTVKGMFKSNAPLIWRLLILLQFLPGVLSWGKEGHYATCKIAEGLLTQEAITTVKMLLPDYANGDLASLCSWADEIRHNPRWRWTGPLHYIDTPDFKCNYDYCRDCHDFAGRKDRCAAGAIYNYSTQLSYYGLPASEQKYNLTEALLFLSHFIGDIHQPLHVGFTGDAGGNTITVRWYRRKTNLHHVWDNMIIESALKKFYNLNLAVLVETLRTNILEDWSADIPSWEVCESNQTVCPNLHASESIRLACKFAYRNATPGSTLGDPCR, encoded by the exons ATGCTGCGCCTGCCTCTGACAGAAATGCAAGCGTCTTCTGGTACAGTAAAAG GGATGTTTAAGTCAAATGCACCCTTGATTTGGAGGTTGTTGATTCTTCTGCAATTTCTTCCTGGAGTTCTATCTTGGGGAAAGGAAGGGCATTATGCCACCTGTAAAATTGCAGAG GGTCTTCTAACTCAAGAAGCTATTACAACTGTGAAGATGTTGCTTCCGGACTATGCCAATGGTGATTTGGCTTCTCTTTGCTCTTGGGCGGATGAAATCCGCCACAATCCCAGGTGGCGGTGGACTGGCCCCTTGCACTATATTGATACTCCTGATTTCAAGTGCAACTATGACTACTGTC GAGACTGCCATGATTTTGCCGGAAGGAAAGATAGATGTGCTGCTGGGGCAATCTACAACTATTCCACACAGCTGTCATATTATGGGCTTCCCGCTTCGGAACAGAAAT ACAATTTAACGGAGGCTCTTTTGTTCTTATCACATTTTATCGGGGACATTCATCAG CCATTGCATGTTGGCTTCACTGGAGATGCAGGTGGGAACACCATAACAGTTCGCTGGTACAGGCGGAAAACCAATTTACACCAT GTGTGGGATAATATGATCATCGAGTCTGCCCTGAAGAAGTTCTACAATTTGAACCTTGCAGTGTTGGTGGAGACCCTTCGAACAAATATTTTG GAAGACTGGTCGGCTGACATTCCATCATGGgaagtgtgtgaatcaaatcagaCTGTTTGTCCAAACTT GCATGCGTCAGAGAGCATCCGACTAGCATGCAAATTTGCTTACCGGAATGCAACACCAGGAAGCACTCTAGGAG ATCCATGCAGATGA